From a single Drosophila sulfurigaster albostrigata strain 15112-1811.04 chromosome 3, ASM2355843v2, whole genome shotgun sequence genomic region:
- the LOC133844790 gene encoding protein rhomboid: MLAATVLQMPPQSQSRNSGLVLGVCLDQLMQQPTTMTASAKSLPDSELSKEKQLTTSRSMRCWPPPCFILFVSLLEIFVFVYVGSAPPEDSLLIYRPDRRLQLWRFISYALLHASWLHLGFNVFTQLLYGLPLELLHGSGRTAVVYLAGVLAGSLGTSVVDSTVYLVGASGGVYALLAAQLANVLLNFGHMRHGLAQLLAVIIFVSCDLGYTLYCRQMALLEYQPGAGPAISVSYIAHMTGALAGLSMGLFLLRQLDGSLRPRLLRWLALGVWATFSGFAFAFNLVNTVTAQLLAEEEGEVIKQHLLHDLGMER, from the exons ATGCTTGCGGCAACCGTCTTGCAGATGCCGCCACAATCTCAATCCCGCAACAGCGGCCTGGTGCTGGGCGTCTGTCTCGACCAGCTGatgcagcagccaacaacaatgacagcaTCAGCCAAGTCACTGCCAGACTCAGAACTGAGCAAGGAGAAGCAGTTGACAACATCGCGTTCCATGCGCTGTTGGCCACCGCCCTGCTTCATTCTGTTCGTCTCGCTGCTCGAG atctttgtctttgtctacGTTGGCTCTGCACCGCCGGAGGACTCGTTGCTCATCTATCGACCGGATCGTCGCCTGCAACTTTGGCGTTTTATCTCCTATGCCCTTCTACATGCCAGTTGGCTGCATCTTGGCTTTAATGTGTTCACCCAGCTGCTTTATGGCCTGCCACTAGAATTGCTGCATGGCTCGGGACGCACTGCGGTCGTCTATTTGGCTGGTGTGCTCGCCGGTTCGTTGGGCACCAGTGTTGTCGACTCCACAGTGTATCTGGTGGGCGCCAGTGGCGGTGTCTATGCTCTACTGGCTGCCCAATTGGCCAATGTCTTGCTCAACTTTGGCCACATGCGACACGGACTCGCCCAGCTGCTTGCTGTCATTATTTTCG TCTCCTGCGATCTGGGCTATACGTTGTACTGCCGCCAAATGGCCTTGTTGGAGTATCAACCGGGCGCTGGACCCGCGATCTCAGTCTCGTATATTGCGCACATGACGGGCGCCTTGGCAGGACTCAGCATGGGACTGTTTCTGCTTCGACAACTGGATGGCAGCCTGCGTCCTCGATTGCTGCGTTGGCTGGCCTTGGGCGTGTGGGCAACGTTTAGTGgatttgcctttgcttttaatttggtCAACACGGTGACTGCTCAGCTGTTGGCCGAGGAGGAGGGCGAGGTGATCAAGCAGCATTTGCTGCACGATCTGGGCATGGAGCGTTGA